The Triticum aestivum cultivar Chinese Spring chromosome 7B, IWGSC CS RefSeq v2.1, whole genome shotgun sequence genome window below encodes:
- the LOC123162992 gene encoding uncharacterized protein — translation MRTDSARSPTTSSEESWSASTCARWSAPAQSPRGGGTSPTCSRACINVRHFVGDNSAVLITGNSPMADVMEAFTGALCSLLSACPPPAQCKCAIKTLSLRFFPMSDLSSIGRAVEDAVARGEIECLEFHTCSPYSLRTGFNTEGLRAELGQLFMSFSRACPVTFRWLTMLKFNDLVFGHSDVTDLIRACDRLRHLTLSSCGLVDRHSVLKIDTPRSGLHELCFIGFRCR, via the coding sequence ATGAGGACAGATTCAGCGCGCTCCCCGACGACGTCCTCCGAGGAATCCTGGAGCGCCTCGACCTGCGCGAGGTGGTCCGCGCCCGCGCAGTCTCCACGCGGTGGCGGCACCTCCCCCACCTGCTCCCGCGCCTGCATCAACGTCCGCCACTTCGTCGGAGACAATTCGGCGGTCTTGATCACTGGGAATTCTCCCATGGCCGACGTCATGGAGGCGTTCACGGGCGCGCTGTGCAGTTTACTGTCTGCATGTCCTCCTCCGGCCCAGTGCAAGTGCGCTATCAAGACCCTCAGCCTCCGCTTCTTCCCTATGTCGGACCTGAGCTCCATAGGCCGCGCCGTCGAGGACGCTGTCGCCCGCGGTGAGATTGAATGCCTTGAATTTCACACGTGCTCGCCATACAGTTTACGGACTGGTTTCAACACTGAAGGGCTGCGTGCTGAGCTGGGGCAGCTGTTCATGTCCTTCTCCCGTGCCTGTCCAGTTACCTTCCGGTGGCTCACGATGCTTAAATTCAACGACCTTGTGTTTGGCCATTCTGACGTCACCGATCTCATTAGAGCTTGCGATAGGCTCAGACACCTCACCCTGAGTTCCTGCGGACTGGTTGATCGGCACTCTGTGCTCAAGATCGACACGCCACGCTCCGGGCTCCACGAGCTCTGCTTCATCGGCTTTCGTTGCAGATAG